One part of the Aurantibacillus circumpalustris genome encodes these proteins:
- a CDS encoding T9SS type A sorting domain-containing protein: protein MKNFILFSFLFLLVRFSFSQSASDAAVQLTALVQNSPAQITLNWVGNATSTQYQVYRKLKTDVSWGAPVATPGGTTNQYIDNTVSVGINYEYRVSRTGSGYAGHGYINSGIEVPETFYRGKLILLVDSNFIGTLSAEISRLITDIEGDGWDVIRHDVLRTGSVTHIKDLIVNDYNEDTTVAVKAVFLLGHIPVPYSGNINPDGHPDHLGAWPADCYYADMDGVWTDNSVTSTTASPARTQNIPGDGKFDQSIVPSDLELQVGRVDFNGMPTFTLTEGQLLKNYLDKDHEYRMKMFVPIKQGVVDDNFGYFSSEAFAASGYKNFAPLVGSSNIIAADYFTSMTGLSFAWSFGCGGGTYTSASGIGNTANFAASNLHGVFTMLFGSYFGDWDSQNNFLKAPLAQGKILTSVWSGRPHYQFHHMGLGENIGYGVLLTQNNSGNLYFDSPTVITGRWIHNALMGDPTLRNDVVAPVSNVVATKAGFDCHISWSATTETTIAGYNIYVKNDTNTAYVKLNSLPISGTTYTDNCLLYKGVYTYMVRVLKLENVPSGTYYNMSEGIADTAYNSSTVKTHAGFLAIVNGNVLNLTNTSANATNFFWDLGNGQTNTTPSPVITYSANAPYQIMLVASNQCDQDTAYAAIYIVTVALDELSENENVIIFPNPSLGKIKVTNNKNEKFKITIYTTEGKKVAEFHEYSKEHELDLNYLGKGLFFIEIVTNEKTAVKKLILE, encoded by the coding sequence ATGAAAAATTTTATACTCTTCAGTTTTTTATTTCTACTAGTACGCTTTTCATTTTCTCAATCGGCATCTGATGCAGCTGTGCAATTAACGGCGCTTGTTCAAAATAGTCCTGCGCAAATAACTTTGAACTGGGTTGGTAATGCAACAAGTACACAGTATCAGGTTTACCGAAAATTAAAAACAGATGTAAGCTGGGGAGCACCAGTTGCAACACCTGGAGGAACTACCAATCAATATATCGATAACACGGTGAGTGTAGGAATAAATTACGAATACCGTGTTTCGCGGACAGGTTCCGGTTATGCAGGCCATGGTTATATAAACAGTGGTATTGAAGTTCCAGAAACTTTTTACAGAGGAAAATTAATTTTATTGGTGGACAGCAATTTTATTGGAACCCTTTCAGCAGAAATTTCAAGACTCATAACGGATATAGAAGGCGACGGATGGGACGTTATTCGACACGATGTTTTGAGAACCGGATCGGTTACTCATATTAAAGATCTTATTGTAAATGATTACAATGAAGATACAACGGTCGCTGTAAAAGCTGTTTTTTTATTGGGACACATTCCTGTTCCTTACAGTGGAAATATTAATCCTGATGGGCATCCTGATCATTTGGGAGCTTGGCCTGCTGATTGTTATTACGCTGATATGGATGGTGTATGGACAGATAATTCGGTAACATCTACAACCGCTTCACCAGCCCGCACACAAAACATTCCGGGTGATGGCAAGTTTGATCAAAGCATTGTGCCAAGTGATCTTGAGCTTCAAGTAGGAAGGGTTGATTTTAATGGAATGCCAACATTTACGTTGACAGAAGGGCAATTGCTTAAAAATTATTTGGACAAAGATCATGAGTACCGTATGAAAATGTTTGTGCCAATTAAACAAGGCGTTGTAGATGATAATTTTGGATACTTTAGCAGTGAAGCCTTCGCCGCTAGTGGATACAAAAATTTTGCGCCACTTGTTGGTTCTTCAAATATAATCGCCGCTGATTATTTTACAAGTATGACAGGGTTAAGTTTCGCCTGGTCTTTTGGCTGTGGTGGAGGCACCTACACAAGTGCCAGCGGCATTGGAAATACAGCGAACTTCGCCGCTTCAAATCTTCATGGTGTATTCACAATGTTGTTCGGCTCATATTTTGGCGATTGGGATTCACAAAATAATTTTTTGAAAGCTCCATTGGCTCAGGGAAAAATACTTACAAGTGTTTGGTCTGGTAGACCACATTATCAGTTTCACCACATGGGATTGGGAGAAAACATTGGTTATGGTGTTTTACTCACACAAAACAATTCCGGTAATCTTTATTTTGATAGTCCAACTGTTATTACAGGACGTTGGATTCACAATGCCTTGATGGGCGATCCAACACTGAGAAATGACGTGGTTGCGCCTGTTTCAAATGTTGTGGCAACGAAAGCCGGATTTGACTGTCACATCTCTTGGTCAGCTACTACAGAAACCACTATTGCAGGTTATAATATCTATGTTAAAAACGACACGAATACAGCTTATGTAAAATTAAATTCTCTTCCAATCAGCGGAACAACTTATACCGATAATTGCCTTTTATACAAAGGAGTTTACACCTATATGGTGCGAGTATTGAAATTGGAAAATGTTCCCAGCGGAACTTATTACAATATGAGCGAAGGTATAGCTGATACCGCTTATAATTCTTCAACAGTGAAAACACATGCAGGTTTTTTGGCCATTGTTAACGGTAATGTTTTAAATTTAACTAACACATCAGCAAATGCTACAAACTTTTTTTGGGATCTTGGAAATGGACAAACCAACACAACGCCCTCACCAGTAATTACATATAGTGCAAACGCTCCCTACCAAATAATGTTGGTCGCATCAAATCAATGCGATCAGGATACCGCTTATGCAGCAATATACATTGTAACGGTTGCCTTGGATGAATTATCAGAAAACGAAAATGTAATTATTTTCCCTAATCCATCTTTAGGTAAAATTAAGGTAACGAATAACAAAAATGAAAAATTCAAGATCACAATTTATACTACTGAAGGAAAAAAGGTAGCAGAGTTTCACGAGTATAGTAAAGAGCATGAATTAGATCTTAATTATTTGGGAAAAGGATTGTTTTTCATTGAGATTGTAACGAATGAAAAAACCGCAGTCAAAAAATTGATTTTAGAGTAG
- the rpoN gene encoding RNA polymerase factor sigma-54 — protein sequence MALKHSQYLKLSQKLLPQQILLMKLLQLPTLALEERIKEELELNPALEEDEDTLTTDEELFSNEDEGEITADEEFDDNGEIKEEEMKTSASDVEMEDYMDAEELDSYKYEVVNKGPDEETRDFVVVEGVGFQEQLEQQLGLKDINDREYTIGNYLIGCLDEDGYVRRELDLIVDDLAFNYNITTDIKEIEEALKIIQSFDPPGVGARNLQECLLIQLERKTEKTKEVVLAMDVIKNHMEEFSKKHYDKILKRLEIDNEELKDIINEITHLNPRPGNSETKESNFSAVVPDFIITVTDGIPELSINGRNMPDLKISKDYKEMLKEYAKSKEKSSKEASGFIKSKIESAGWFIEALQQRYATMSLCMKCILEYQHDYFSTGDESKLKPMILKDIASRVSLDLSTVSRMANSKYVQTPYGTFLLKTFFSESMSTDSGEEVSSREIKDILKDYVDKEDKKHPLTDDELCAKLNEKGYNIARRTVAKYREQLDIPVGRMRREV from the coding sequence ATGGCGCTCAAACATTCGCAATATCTAAAGCTCTCGCAAAAATTATTACCTCAACAAATTTTGTTGATGAAGCTTTTGCAATTGCCGACACTTGCGCTTGAAGAACGAATTAAAGAAGAGTTGGAACTAAACCCTGCATTAGAAGAAGATGAAGATACCCTTACAACAGACGAAGAACTTTTCAGTAATGAAGATGAAGGAGAAATAACTGCCGATGAGGAATTTGATGACAATGGTGAGATAAAGGAAGAAGAAATGAAAACTTCTGCCAGTGATGTTGAAATGGAAGATTACATGGATGCAGAGGAATTGGACTCCTATAAGTACGAAGTTGTAAACAAAGGGCCTGATGAAGAAACAAGAGACTTTGTTGTGGTTGAAGGTGTTGGGTTCCAGGAACAGCTCGAACAACAATTAGGTTTGAAAGATATTAACGATCGGGAATACACGATTGGCAATTACCTAATCGGTTGTTTGGACGAGGATGGTTATGTTCGTCGCGAACTAGATTTAATAGTGGACGATCTTGCTTTTAATTATAACATTACAACCGACATAAAAGAAATTGAAGAAGCGCTTAAAATTATTCAAAGTTTCGATCCTCCCGGTGTTGGCGCAAGAAATTTACAGGAGTGCCTTTTAATACAATTGGAAAGAAAAACCGAAAAAACAAAAGAAGTTGTTCTTGCTATGGATGTTATTAAGAACCACATGGAGGAGTTTTCTAAAAAACATTACGATAAAATACTTAAACGTTTGGAAATTGATAATGAAGAGTTAAAAGATATTATAAATGAAATAACGCATCTCAATCCTCGTCCGGGAAACAGTGAGACAAAAGAAAGTAATTTTAGTGCGGTAGTTCCCGATTTTATTATTACAGTAACAGACGGCATTCCTGAATTAAGCATTAATGGACGTAATATGCCCGATTTAAAAATCAGCAAGGATTATAAAGAAATGTTGAAAGAATATGCCAAGAGCAAAGAAAAAAGCAGTAAAGAAGCTTCCGGTTTTATAAAGAGTAAAATTGAAAGTGCTGGTTGGTTCATAGAGGCTTTGCAACAACGCTACGCTACAATGAGTTTGTGTATGAAATGTATTCTCGAGTATCAACACGATTATTTTTCAACCGGCGATGAGAGTAAACTCAAACCAATGATTTTAAAAGATATTGCCAGTCGTGTCTCGCTTGATTTGTCAACTGTTTCAAGAATGGCAAACAGTAAATATGTGCAAACACCCTACGGCACTTTTTTACTAAAAACTTTTTTTAGTGAAAGTATGAGTACTGATAGCGGCGAGGAAGTTAGCAGCCGGGAAATAAAAGACATTCTCAAAGATTATGTTGACAAAGAAGACAAAAAACATCCTTTAACAGATGATGAATTATGCGCCAAACTTAACGAAAAAGGGTACAATATCGCTCGCCGCACGGTTGCTAAGTATCGGGAACAATTAGATATTCCTGTGGGCAGAATGCGCAGAGAGGTTTAA
- the tyrS gene encoding tyrosine--tRNA ligase, with the protein MKSNFVEELRWRGLLQDIMPGTEELLEKEIISGYIGFDPTADSLHIGHLTQVFTLLRFQKAGHKPIALIGGATGMVGDPSGKSAERNLLDEEALNKNVAGLKKQLEKFLDFNSSSNGAILVNNYDWMKDYTFLTFIRDVGKHLTVSYMMAKDSVKNRLETGMSFTEFSYQLLQAFDFYKLNETQNCKLQMGGSDQWGNITSGTELIRRKSGGEAYALTTQLIRKADGTKFGKTESGSVWLDRTKTSPYKFYQFWINTSDADAKSWIKIFTFFSKEETEAMITEHEKDPGKRILQKTLAKELTTLVHSETDLNSAIDTSSVLFNGGLAELKKLDEETFLDVFDGLPQFTLLKSEIESGTGIVELLSEKTTVFPSKSEARKMIQGGGVSVNKEKVEGLELIINSSHLINNKYIIIQKGKKNYYLCSIN; encoded by the coding sequence ATGAAATCAAATTTTGTTGAAGAATTACGTTGGAGAGGGCTGTTGCAGGATATTATGCCGGGCACTGAAGAATTATTGGAAAAAGAAATTATTAGCGGATATATTGGATTCGATCCAACGGCAGATTCATTACATATAGGTCATTTAACCCAGGTATTTACTTTGTTGCGTTTTCAAAAAGCAGGGCATAAGCCTATTGCCTTAATAGGTGGGGCCACTGGGATGGTGGGTGATCCTAGCGGAAAATCAGCGGAACGAAATCTTTTAGATGAAGAAGCTCTTAATAAAAACGTAGCGGGCCTTAAAAAACAGCTTGAAAAATTTTTAGATTTTAACTCTTCCAGTAATGGCGCGATTCTTGTAAACAACTACGACTGGATGAAGGATTACACTTTTCTTACTTTTATTAGAGATGTTGGCAAGCACTTAACCGTTAGTTACATGATGGCAAAAGATTCGGTTAAAAATCGTTTGGAAACAGGAATGAGCTTTACCGAGTTTAGTTACCAACTACTGCAGGCTTTTGATTTCTATAAGTTGAACGAAACTCAAAACTGTAAACTTCAAATGGGAGGCTCAGACCAATGGGGTAACATTACAAGTGGCACCGAATTAATCCGTCGTAAATCAGGAGGAGAAGCTTATGCACTCACAACACAGTTAATTCGTAAAGCCGACGGAACAAAATTTGGAAAAACAGAAAGCGGTAGTGTGTGGTTAGATAGAACAAAAACAAGTCCTTATAAATTTTATCAATTCTGGATTAATACTTCAGATGCTGATGCAAAAAGTTGGATTAAGATCTTCACTTTTTTTTCGAAAGAAGAAACAGAAGCTATGATTACCGAGCACGAAAAGGATCCTGGAAAACGAATTCTTCAAAAAACACTTGCAAAAGAATTAACAACTTTGGTACATAGTGAAACGGATCTAAACAGTGCTATTGACACAAGTTCTGTATTATTTAATGGTGGCTTAGCTGAACTTAAAAAACTCGATGAAGAAACATTCTTAGATGTATTTGACGGATTACCTCAGTTCACTTTGTTGAAATCTGAAATAGAATCTGGAACAGGTATTGTGGAATTGTTGTCGGAAAAAACAACTGTTTTCCCTAGCAAAAGTGAAGCAAGAAAAATGATTCAAGGTGGTGGCGTGAGCGTTAACAAAGAAAAAGTAGAAGGCCTTGAACTTATTATTAATTCATCGCATTTAATTAATAACAAATACATTATCATTCAGAAGGGTAAAAAAAACTATTACCTCTGTAGTATAAATTAA
- a CDS encoding DUF4286 family protein, protein MFIYNVTVNIDDEVHQQWVKWMKEKHIPDVMKTGCFIDSQMVKVLYVEDHGHTFSTQYKFLEMADIEKYQKEFAPALQAEHKEMFGEKYTAFRTVLEIL, encoded by the coding sequence ATGTTTATATACAATGTAACGGTTAACATTGATGATGAGGTTCATCAACAATGGGTAAAATGGATGAAGGAAAAACATATTCCGGATGTAATGAAAACAGGCTGCTTCATAGATAGCCAGATGGTTAAAGTGTTGTATGTGGAAGATCATGGGCACACATTTTCAACGCAGTATAAATTTTTAGAAATGGCGGATATTGAAAAATATCAAAAAGAATTTGCGCCCGCTCTTCAAGCAGAACACAAAGAAATGTTTGGCGAAAAGTATACTGCATTTAGAACAGTACTAGAAATTCTGTAA
- a CDS encoding DUF7793 family protein codes for MKQALHFKEFGQLEYENRILTVRITEGTEITEKTLELIFSEASKLAGNLTFCILADVRNLATAGSAARKYSANNSYSKQHLAYATLTDKISVILLANFFIKVNRPSVPSKLFKEEKGAMHWLQGFL; via the coding sequence ATGAAACAAGCCCTTCACTTTAAAGAATTCGGTCAACTCGAATACGAAAACAGAATTCTGACCGTAAGAATTACCGAAGGCACAGAAATCACCGAAAAGACACTTGAATTAATCTTTAGTGAGGCCTCCAAATTGGCCGGAAACTTAACTTTTTGTATTCTGGCTGATGTCAGAAATCTTGCAACCGCCGGTTCAGCCGCAAGAAAGTACAGTGCAAACAACTCCTACTCAAAACAACATCTTGCTTATGCAACTCTTACCGATAAAATATCTGTTATTTTGCTTGCAAACTTTTTTATAAAAGTAAATCGCCCTTCTGTTCCTTCCAAACTGTTTAAAGAAGAAAAGGGCGCGATGCATTGGTTGCAAGGTTTTTTATAA
- a CDS encoding S1C family serine protease, which yields MRVTDLFDNYLNKTLSEEERTNFEKLLHTDVIMASAFNEHKAIIDALKLNSDRISLKKKLKSIHQEEFGNSKVISIHREENFARRHGRTIAVAASTTLIAVLSTVAVLSTGGYLLKQQSNQITDLNRVVMELKASSDGVVEGITKSGKKINYAPANLEGSAFALNDKGYILTSYHMVKGADSIFVRNGVIDRALTKLVLFDPKLDLAVLKLENKDFYKNWQVPFSLNEKSTDVGDKVFTLGYPRKDMVYGEGSLSSLSGYSNDTNMYQISIPVNPGNSGGPLLDENGNVIGVIKGKLAGEEATGFAIKANNILNSIKSCEIDSTKQDLLTQNSKKTSLKKLKRSEQIKRINPYVFNVLVYKRD from the coding sequence ATGAGAGTTACTGATTTATTTGATAATTACCTGAATAAGACCTTAAGTGAAGAGGAAAGAACTAATTTTGAAAAATTATTACACACCGATGTGATAATGGCCAGTGCATTTAATGAACACAAAGCGATCATTGATGCCTTAAAATTAAATTCCGATAGAATTAGTTTAAAGAAAAAACTAAAATCGATTCACCAGGAAGAATTCGGGAATTCTAAAGTTATTTCTATTCACCGCGAAGAAAATTTTGCAAGGCGACATGGCAGAACAATAGCAGTAGCAGCAAGTACAACTCTTATAGCCGTATTAAGCACGGTAGCTGTTTTAAGTACTGGAGGATACCTTCTTAAGCAACAAAGCAATCAAATTACCGATCTTAACCGTGTGGTGATGGAATTAAAAGCGTCAAGTGATGGTGTTGTTGAAGGTATTACTAAAAGTGGGAAAAAAATAAATTATGCCCCTGCAAATCTAGAGGGAAGTGCTTTCGCTCTTAACGATAAAGGATATATCCTAACCAGTTATCACATGGTAAAAGGTGCTGATAGTATTTTTGTTAGAAACGGCGTTATTGACAGAGCTCTCACAAAATTAGTTTTGTTCGATCCTAAATTAGATTTAGCTGTTTTAAAACTTGAGAATAAAGACTTTTATAAAAACTGGCAAGTGCCCTTTTCATTAAACGAAAAATCAACCGATGTAGGTGACAAAGTGTTTACCTTAGGTTACCCTCGTAAGGATATGGTATATGGCGAAGGTTCACTAAGCTCTTTAAGTGGTTACTCAAACGATACCAATATGTACCAAATCTCAATTCCGGTTAATCCAGGAAATAGCGGCGGACCCCTTTTAGATGAAAATGGTAATGTAATTGGCGTCATTAAGGGTAAATTGGCAGGTGAAGAAGCTACCGGATTTGCAATAAAGGCCAATAATATTCTAAATTCGATTAAATCTTGCGAAATTGACAGCACAAAACAAGATTTATTGACCCAAAATTCTAAAAAAACCAGTCTAAAGAAACTCAAACGTTCTGAACAAATTAAACGCATTAATCCTTATGTGTTTAATGTGCTAGTTTACAAGAGGGATTAA
- a CDS encoding RNA polymerase sigma factor, producing the protein MSATKLQFSDDQFIDGLRSGNSEVLSALYKKYYNVVLKFIVNNSGTEEAAQDIYQETVIALYENAQKPEFSLNCQLQTYIYSISKRLWLKHLKKSGKTFLFKEDAENEVVDVASDLDEHQEKEKEIEKMNRSLLELGEPCATLIKDFYVHKLNMDEIADKFGYTNADNAKNQKYKCLQRLKKYFFDKKTIEQES; encoded by the coding sequence ATGTCTGCTACCAAACTGCAATTTTCCGACGATCAATTTATTGATGGGTTACGCAGCGGTAATAGTGAAGTACTTAGCGCCTTATACAAAAAGTATTACAACGTCGTTCTTAAATTTATTGTAAACAATAGTGGTACAGAAGAAGCTGCTCAGGATATATATCAGGAAACTGTCATTGCGTTGTATGAAAATGCACAAAAACCTGAATTTTCTTTGAATTGTCAATTACAAACCTATATTTATTCCATTTCGAAACGATTGTGGCTTAAACACTTGAAAAAAAGTGGTAAAACATTTTTATTTAAAGAAGATGCAGAAAATGAGGTTGTTGATGTAGCAAGTGATTTAGACGAGCATCAAGAGAAAGAGAAAGAAATTGAAAAAATGAACAGAAGTCTACTCGAACTTGGCGAACCTTGTGCCACGCTAATTAAAGACTTTTATGTGCACAAATTAAATATGGATGAGATAGCTGATAAGTTTGGCTATACAAATGCAGACAATGCTAAGAACCAAAAGTATAAATGTTTACAACGATTAAAGAAATACTTTTTTGATAAAAAAACTATTGAACAAGAATCATAA
- a CDS encoding Mrp/NBP35 family ATP-binding protein — protein MEITIQKVLDALKYVDDPDLKKDLVTLNMIKDVAVDGKNISFTVVLTTPACPMKDMIHNACMNAILHYVDKEAKVKINMTATVTTKKGKDETTLRDVKNIIAVASGKGGVGKSTIAANLAVGLARQGAKVGLVDADIYGPSQHIMFGMQNEGPGSAEFNGQKKMAPVVSHGVKLNSIGFLAGPNQPIALRGPMATKALSQLFYETVWGELDYLIVDLPPGTGDIQISLCSQVPVTGAVVVCTPQDVAISDARKGIALFQLEQVNVPILGLVENMAWFTPEELPENKYYIFGKDGVKHLAEELNVPLICQLPLVQSVREASDAGRPAVMQENTVQALAFMEMAQNVAQQVAIRNADLVEA, from the coding sequence ATGGAAATTACAATTCAAAAAGTACTTGATGCTTTAAAATATGTTGATGATCCGGATCTTAAAAAAGATTTGGTAACCCTCAACATGATTAAAGATGTTGCTGTAGATGGGAAGAACATTTCTTTCACTGTTGTTCTTACAACTCCTGCTTGCCCTATGAAGGACATGATTCATAATGCCTGTATGAATGCAATTTTGCATTATGTTGATAAGGAGGCGAAAGTGAAAATCAACATGACGGCAACCGTTACTACTAAAAAAGGAAAAGATGAAACTACTTTGCGTGATGTTAAAAACATTATTGCGGTAGCGAGTGGCAAAGGAGGTGTTGGAAAAAGTACGATTGCCGCTAATCTTGCAGTTGGCTTGGCGCGACAAGGCGCGAAAGTGGGTTTAGTAGATGCTGATATTTATGGCCCCTCTCAACACATTATGTTTGGTATGCAGAATGAAGGTCCGGGTTCTGCCGAATTTAACGGGCAGAAAAAAATGGCACCTGTTGTCAGTCATGGTGTGAAATTAAATTCAATTGGTTTTTTAGCGGGACCAAATCAACCCATTGCATTACGTGGACCAATGGCGACTAAGGCTTTATCTCAATTGTTTTACGAAACCGTATGGGGTGAATTAGATTATTTAATTGTAGATCTTCCTCCAGGTACTGGAGATATTCAAATTAGTTTATGTAGCCAGGTGCCGGTAACTGGTGCGGTTGTGGTTTGTACTCCGCAAGATGTTGCTATTTCTGACGCTAGAAAAGGAATTGCCTTATTTCAATTAGAGCAGGTAAATGTTCCAATTCTTGGTTTAGTAGAAAACATGGCCTGGTTTACACCCGAAGAATTACCAGAAAATAAATATTATATTTTTGGAAAAGATGGTGTGAAACATTTAGCTGAAGAATTAAACGTGCCCTTAATTTGTCAATTACCTTTAGTACAAAGCGTGCGCGAAGCTTCGGATGCTGGCCGTCCGGCAGTTATGCAAGAAAACACAGTTCAAGCACTTGCATTTATGGAGATGGCGCAAAATGTTGCGCAGCAGGTTGCTATCAGAAACGCAGATCTTGTGGAGGCTTGA